From Caretta caretta isolate rCarCar2 chromosome 14, rCarCar1.hap1, whole genome shotgun sequence, the proteins below share one genomic window:
- the XYLT2 gene encoding xylosyltransferase 2 isoform X1, with amino-acid sequence MVASARLQKLARRYKLAIATALAILLIQGLVVWSFSSLEEDDHGGKGRQKKARLPENSEGSKDSDSSAGRRGSASRKHGRWKGRPEGPGVLVAKVVRAVTTKHKPGRRLPAAQDDSGRRNRTELHGDAQLAVFQHGDIGSVEGAPQPTGNSFAPKCEITGKDALSALARASTKQCQQEIANVVCLHQAGNLMPHSVPRHCQLSGKVSPVIQWDESKTQQASASKPVRVAYMLVVHGRAVRQLKRLIKAVYHKQHFFYIHVDQRSNYLHREALELAQQYPNIRVTPWRMVTIWGGASLLKMYLRSMKDLLEITDWPWDYFINLSATDYPTRTNEELVTFLSKYRDKNFLKSHGRDNARFIKKQGLDRLFHECDSHMWRLGERQIPEGIVVDGGSDWFALTRSFVEYVVYTEDQLVSQLRQFYTYTLLPAESFFHTILENSHACETLVDNNLRVTNWNRKLGCKCQYKHIVDWCGCSPNDFKPQDFLRLQQLSRPTFFARKFESTVNQEVLEILDSHLYGNYPPNTPALKAYWENIYDRVDRLSGLSDLILTVYTSFSRLGLQKMTSSQTQKAERNCRFELHGFPSSVHLYFYDDRFQGYLVMQEVQNSGMGQVESLEMWMMPRGALKLAGHGGQTNRLQNLEVGTEWDPKERIFRNFGGLIGPFDEPVAMQRWSRGPNLTATVVWIDPTYVIATSYDITVDAEAEFTQYKPPLNRPLRPGVWTIRLLQFWEPLGENQFLVVPQTFNRKQPIGKDDSNWLHGGPPRNEYMEQSFQGLGGILNLPRSDEVEKEALQNAQLTGKALEDWTDSSIGSFWSVADLCVSSPSSCSSLDLCSKTSWSSLSPDPKSELGAIKPDGRLR; translated from the exons AAGGGACGGCAGAAAAAGGCCAGGCTGCCCGAAAACAGTGAAGGCTCCAAAGATTCAGACAGCTCAGCTGGTCGCCGGGGGAGCGCGAGCCGGAAGCATGGGCGGTGGAAGGGCCGCCCGGAAGGCCCTGGAGTGCTGGTGGCCAAGGTGGTGAGAGCCGTCACCACAAAACACAAACCTGGGCGAAGGCTCCCCGCTGCTCAGGACGACTCCGGCAGGAGGAACCGGACAGAGCTGCATGGGGATGCCCAGCTGGCCGTCTTCCAGCACGGCGACATAGGCAGCGTGGAGggggctccccagcccactggGAACAGCTTCGCCCCCAAGTGTGAGATCACTGGCAAAGACGCCCTCTCGGCGCTAGCGAGAGCCAGCACCAAGCAGTGCCAGCAGGAGATAGCCAATGTGGTGTGCCTGCACCAGGCAGGGAATCTGATGCCCCACTCTGTGCCCCGGCACTGCCAGCTGTCAG GGAAAGTCAGCCCCGTGATCCAGTGGGACGAGAGCAAGACACAGCAGGCCTCCGCGAGCAAGCCGGTGCGGGTCGCGTACATGCTGGTCGTTCACGGGAGGGCCGTCCGCCAGCTGAAGCGGCTCATCAAGGCTGTGTACCACAAACAGCACTTCTTCTACATCCACGTCGACCAG CGCTCCAACTACCTGCACCGCGAGGCCCTGGAGCTGGCCCAGCAGTACCCCAACATCCGGGTCACGCCCTGGCGCATGGTCACCATCTGGGGCGGCGCCAGCTTGCTGAAGATGTACCTGCGCAGCATGAAGGACCTGCTGGAGATCACGGACTGGCCCTGGGACTACTTCATCAACCTGAGCGCCACTGACTACCCAACCAG GACCAACGAGGAGCTGGTGACGTTCCTGTCCAAATACCGAGATAAGAACTTCCTGAAGTCTCACGGCCGAGACAACGCCAG GTTCATTAAGAAGCAGGGCCTGGACCGCCTCTTCCACGAGTGCGACTCCCACATGTGGCGGCTGGGCGAGCGGCAGATCCCGGAGGGCATCGTGGTGGACGGTGGCTCGGACTGGTTCGCGCTGACACGGAGTTTTGTGGAGTACGTGGTCTACACGGAGGACCAGCTGGTGTCCCAGCTGCGGCAGTTCTACACCTACACACTTCTGCCCGCCGAG TCCTTTTTCCACACCATCCTGGAGAACAGCCATGCCTGTGAGACTCTTGTCGACAACAACCTCCGGGTGACAAACTGGAACCGCAAGCTGGGCTGTAAGTGCCAATATAAACACATAGTCGACTGGTGTGGGTGCTCCCCAAATGACTTCAAACCCCAGGACTTTCTGCGGCTACAG CAACTCTCCAGACCCACATTCTTTGCCAGGAAGTTTGAGTCGACGGTGAATCAGGAAGTTCTGGAGATCTTGGACTCTCACCTCTACGGTAACTACCCACCCAACACGCCAGCCCTCAAGGCCTATTGGGAGAACATCTATGATCGTGTGGACAGGCTGAGCGGGCTCAGTGATCTCATCCTGACTGTGTACACATCCTTCTCCAGGCtagggctgcagaaaatgacctcaTCCCAGACGCAGAAGGCAGAGAGAAACTGCAG ATTTGAGCTCCATGGCTTCCCATCCAGCGTGCACCTGTATTTCTACGACGACCGTTTCCAGGGTTACTTGGTGATGCAGGAGGTGCAgaactctgggatggggcaggtggAGTCTCTGGAGATGTGGATGATGCCACGAGGGGCTCTGAAGCTGGCAGGTCATGGAGGACAAACTAACCGGCTACAGAACCTGGAG GTGGGTACAGAGTGGGATCCCAAGGAGAGGATCTTCCGGAATTTCGGAGGCCTGATAGGGCCTTTCGATGAGCCAGTGGCCATGCAGAGATGGTCCCGGGGGCCCAACCTCACCGCCACTGTGGTTTGGATCGACCCCACCTACGTCATCGCCACGTCCTACGACATCACTGTGGATGCGGAAGCGGAGTTCACACAGTACAAGCCCCCTCTCAACCGGCCCCTGCGCCCCGGTGTCTGGACCATCCGCCTCCTCCAGTTTTGGGAGCCCCTCGGAGAGAACCAGTTCCTGGTGGTGCCACAGACCTTCAACCGCAAACAGCCTATCGGGAAAG ATGACAGCAACTGGTTACATGGAGGTCCCCCCCGCAATGAGTATATGGAACAAAGCTTCCAGGGGCTGGGTGGGATTTTGAACCTGCCGCGCTCGGATGAGGTGGAGAAGGAGGCTCTGCAGAACGCGCAGCTGACGGGCAAGGCCCTGGAGGACTGGACAGACAGCAGCATCGGCAGCTTCTGGTCGGTGGCGGATCTCTGCGTGAGCAGCCCCTCCAGCTGCTCCTCCTTGGACTTGTGCAGCAAAACGTCCTGGAGTTCGCTTTCCCCAGACCCCAAATCAGAACTGGGGGCCATCAAACCTGACGGGCGACTGAGGTAG
- the LOC125621249 gene encoding uncharacterized protein LOC125621249, producing MPEMTQPSDVLTPPPTASTSMEANVVAIIIAATVSSSVFIVAILVLLLLLYHRDPLCCQFLCSCRFFQSPSHYDCPPPYFSSNQRLVGPQSGAQQLESSAENPGVQGDELFCVGPPSSYQLPPWEQLRLPSYESVRKKDRQREIHQLIAERFGLWVDPSQELPPPYEQALRHPPALPGTGAVSELPDGHRLLDTFQASISYQTQRNTAV from the exons ATGCCAGAGATGACCCAGCCCAGCGATGTGCTAACACCTCCTCCCACTGCCAGCACTTCCATGGAGGCCAATGTAGTGGCCATCATCATAGCTGCAA CTGTTTCTTCATCTGTGTTCATAGTGGCGATATtggtgctgctcctgctcttgTACCACCGGGACCCCCTGTGCTGCCAGTTCCTCTGCTCCTGCCGTTTCTTTCAGAGTCCCAGCCACTAT GATTGTCCTCCTCCATACTTCAGCAGTAACCAGCGGCTGGTGGGACCCCAATCAGGAGCACAGCAATTGGAGAGCTCTGCCGAGAATCCTGGGGTGCAG GGAGATGAACTATTCTGCGTTGGGCCCCCCAGCAGCTATCAGCTCCCTCCATGGGAGCAGCTGCGCTTGCCAAGCTACGAGAGCGTGCGGAAGAAGGATCGGCAGCGGGAGATCCATCAGCTGATTGCCGAGAGGTTTGGACTGTGGGTGGACCCCTCCCAGGAG CTGCCACCTCCCTATGAGCAAGCCCTAAGGCATCCTCCAGCCCTCCCAGGAACTGGAGCAGTGTCAGAGTTACCAGATGGACACAGATTGCTGGACACATTCCAGGCTTCCATCAGCTACCAAACTCAAAGGAACACAGCTGTGTAG
- the XYLT2 gene encoding xylosyltransferase 2 isoform X2 — translation MVASARLQKLARRYKLAIATALAILLIQGLVVWSFSSLEEDDHGGGRQKKARLPENSEGSKDSDSSAGRRGSASRKHGRWKGRPEGPGVLVAKVVRAVTTKHKPGRRLPAAQDDSGRRNRTELHGDAQLAVFQHGDIGSVEGAPQPTGNSFAPKCEITGKDALSALARASTKQCQQEIANVVCLHQAGNLMPHSVPRHCQLSGKVSPVIQWDESKTQQASASKPVRVAYMLVVHGRAVRQLKRLIKAVYHKQHFFYIHVDQRSNYLHREALELAQQYPNIRVTPWRMVTIWGGASLLKMYLRSMKDLLEITDWPWDYFINLSATDYPTRTNEELVTFLSKYRDKNFLKSHGRDNARFIKKQGLDRLFHECDSHMWRLGERQIPEGIVVDGGSDWFALTRSFVEYVVYTEDQLVSQLRQFYTYTLLPAESFFHTILENSHACETLVDNNLRVTNWNRKLGCKCQYKHIVDWCGCSPNDFKPQDFLRLQQLSRPTFFARKFESTVNQEVLEILDSHLYGNYPPNTPALKAYWENIYDRVDRLSGLSDLILTVYTSFSRLGLQKMTSSQTQKAERNCRFELHGFPSSVHLYFYDDRFQGYLVMQEVQNSGMGQVESLEMWMMPRGALKLAGHGGQTNRLQNLEVGTEWDPKERIFRNFGGLIGPFDEPVAMQRWSRGPNLTATVVWIDPTYVIATSYDITVDAEAEFTQYKPPLNRPLRPGVWTIRLLQFWEPLGENQFLVVPQTFNRKQPIGKDDSNWLHGGPPRNEYMEQSFQGLGGILNLPRSDEVEKEALQNAQLTGKALEDWTDSSIGSFWSVADLCVSSPSSCSSLDLCSKTSWSSLSPDPKSELGAIKPDGRLR, via the exons GGACGGCAGAAAAAGGCCAGGCTGCCCGAAAACAGTGAAGGCTCCAAAGATTCAGACAGCTCAGCTGGTCGCCGGGGGAGCGCGAGCCGGAAGCATGGGCGGTGGAAGGGCCGCCCGGAAGGCCCTGGAGTGCTGGTGGCCAAGGTGGTGAGAGCCGTCACCACAAAACACAAACCTGGGCGAAGGCTCCCCGCTGCTCAGGACGACTCCGGCAGGAGGAACCGGACAGAGCTGCATGGGGATGCCCAGCTGGCCGTCTTCCAGCACGGCGACATAGGCAGCGTGGAGggggctccccagcccactggGAACAGCTTCGCCCCCAAGTGTGAGATCACTGGCAAAGACGCCCTCTCGGCGCTAGCGAGAGCCAGCACCAAGCAGTGCCAGCAGGAGATAGCCAATGTGGTGTGCCTGCACCAGGCAGGGAATCTGATGCCCCACTCTGTGCCCCGGCACTGCCAGCTGTCAG GGAAAGTCAGCCCCGTGATCCAGTGGGACGAGAGCAAGACACAGCAGGCCTCCGCGAGCAAGCCGGTGCGGGTCGCGTACATGCTGGTCGTTCACGGGAGGGCCGTCCGCCAGCTGAAGCGGCTCATCAAGGCTGTGTACCACAAACAGCACTTCTTCTACATCCACGTCGACCAG CGCTCCAACTACCTGCACCGCGAGGCCCTGGAGCTGGCCCAGCAGTACCCCAACATCCGGGTCACGCCCTGGCGCATGGTCACCATCTGGGGCGGCGCCAGCTTGCTGAAGATGTACCTGCGCAGCATGAAGGACCTGCTGGAGATCACGGACTGGCCCTGGGACTACTTCATCAACCTGAGCGCCACTGACTACCCAACCAG GACCAACGAGGAGCTGGTGACGTTCCTGTCCAAATACCGAGATAAGAACTTCCTGAAGTCTCACGGCCGAGACAACGCCAG GTTCATTAAGAAGCAGGGCCTGGACCGCCTCTTCCACGAGTGCGACTCCCACATGTGGCGGCTGGGCGAGCGGCAGATCCCGGAGGGCATCGTGGTGGACGGTGGCTCGGACTGGTTCGCGCTGACACGGAGTTTTGTGGAGTACGTGGTCTACACGGAGGACCAGCTGGTGTCCCAGCTGCGGCAGTTCTACACCTACACACTTCTGCCCGCCGAG TCCTTTTTCCACACCATCCTGGAGAACAGCCATGCCTGTGAGACTCTTGTCGACAACAACCTCCGGGTGACAAACTGGAACCGCAAGCTGGGCTGTAAGTGCCAATATAAACACATAGTCGACTGGTGTGGGTGCTCCCCAAATGACTTCAAACCCCAGGACTTTCTGCGGCTACAG CAACTCTCCAGACCCACATTCTTTGCCAGGAAGTTTGAGTCGACGGTGAATCAGGAAGTTCTGGAGATCTTGGACTCTCACCTCTACGGTAACTACCCACCCAACACGCCAGCCCTCAAGGCCTATTGGGAGAACATCTATGATCGTGTGGACAGGCTGAGCGGGCTCAGTGATCTCATCCTGACTGTGTACACATCCTTCTCCAGGCtagggctgcagaaaatgacctcaTCCCAGACGCAGAAGGCAGAGAGAAACTGCAG ATTTGAGCTCCATGGCTTCCCATCCAGCGTGCACCTGTATTTCTACGACGACCGTTTCCAGGGTTACTTGGTGATGCAGGAGGTGCAgaactctgggatggggcaggtggAGTCTCTGGAGATGTGGATGATGCCACGAGGGGCTCTGAAGCTGGCAGGTCATGGAGGACAAACTAACCGGCTACAGAACCTGGAG GTGGGTACAGAGTGGGATCCCAAGGAGAGGATCTTCCGGAATTTCGGAGGCCTGATAGGGCCTTTCGATGAGCCAGTGGCCATGCAGAGATGGTCCCGGGGGCCCAACCTCACCGCCACTGTGGTTTGGATCGACCCCACCTACGTCATCGCCACGTCCTACGACATCACTGTGGATGCGGAAGCGGAGTTCACACAGTACAAGCCCCCTCTCAACCGGCCCCTGCGCCCCGGTGTCTGGACCATCCGCCTCCTCCAGTTTTGGGAGCCCCTCGGAGAGAACCAGTTCCTGGTGGTGCCACAGACCTTCAACCGCAAACAGCCTATCGGGAAAG ATGACAGCAACTGGTTACATGGAGGTCCCCCCCGCAATGAGTATATGGAACAAAGCTTCCAGGGGCTGGGTGGGATTTTGAACCTGCCGCGCTCGGATGAGGTGGAGAAGGAGGCTCTGCAGAACGCGCAGCTGACGGGCAAGGCCCTGGAGGACTGGACAGACAGCAGCATCGGCAGCTTCTGGTCGGTGGCGGATCTCTGCGTGAGCAGCCCCTCCAGCTGCTCCTCCTTGGACTTGTGCAGCAAAACGTCCTGGAGTTCGCTTTCCCCAGACCCCAAATCAGAACTGGGGGCCATCAAACCTGACGGGCGACTGAGGTAG